A genomic region of Porticoccaceae bacterium LTM1 contains the following coding sequences:
- a CDS encoding 1-acyl-sn-glycerol-3-phosphate acyltransferase yields the protein MTDFEDIRPYNDAEVRPVLDRLLADSELHDTIAGMKYPRLSKLLPWLFRPLVAKRLKAAFASATDVDSFQKVIGHYWWALIEKQSEEIAVSGLDQLPRGKSYLYICNHRDIAMDPALVGLSLDRAGRKTMRIAIGDNLLSKPFTSDLMRLNKSFIVKRSVSGRREKLQALMQLSSYIRHSITVEQSSIWIAQREGRAKDGLDRTDTALIKMLMLSKPKEQSFAEAAAELNIVPVSLSYELDPCDASKARELYSKKELGSYQKGEHEDLQSIYDGIVGQKGHIHVAFGRPLAGDELESADSVAEAIDRQVLKNYHQHPTNLIAYELLNGNDDRVDALKKVLDLSDEQWSEARVRFEARIAAMPAEHREYAIAIYANPVVSQLELLESKG from the coding sequence ATTACCGATTTCGAAGATATTCGTCCCTACAATGACGCGGAAGTAAGACCGGTCCTGGATCGCCTGCTAGCCGATTCCGAGCTCCACGACACTATTGCCGGGATGAAGTACCCTCGCCTCAGCAAGCTGCTGCCGTGGCTGTTTCGCCCGCTGGTTGCCAAACGTTTGAAAGCAGCCTTTGCCAGTGCCACAGATGTGGACAGCTTTCAAAAGGTTATAGGCCACTACTGGTGGGCGTTGATCGAAAAGCAAAGCGAGGAGATCGCCGTATCCGGTCTGGATCAGCTGCCTAGGGGTAAATCCTACCTGTATATCTGTAACCATCGCGATATCGCCATGGACCCCGCTCTGGTCGGACTCTCCCTGGATCGCGCCGGCCGTAAAACCATGCGCATTGCCATTGGCGACAACCTGCTGAGTAAGCCGTTTACCTCCGACCTGATGCGCCTGAACAAGAGTTTTATCGTCAAGCGCTCGGTCAGTGGCCGCCGTGAAAAACTGCAGGCGCTGATGCAGCTCTCCTCCTATATCCGTCACTCAATCACTGTTGAACAGAGCTCTATCTGGATTGCCCAGCGCGAAGGTCGTGCAAAAGATGGCCTGGATCGTACTGATACTGCCCTGATCAAAATGCTCATGCTCAGTAAGCCGAAAGAGCAGAGCTTTGCAGAAGCCGCTGCTGAGTTAAATATCGTGCCGGTATCACTCTCCTATGAGCTGGATCCTTGCGATGCCAGCAAAGCCCGTGAGCTTTATAGCAAGAAAGAGCTGGGTAGTTACCAGAAAGGCGAGCATGAGGACCTGCAAAGTATCTACGACGGCATCGTTGGCCAGAAAGGCCATATCCACGTTGCCTTTGGCCGCCCGCTGGCGGGTGACGAACTGGAGTCGGCGGATTCGGTTGCGGAAGCCATTGACCGACAAGTGCTGAAGAACTATCACCAGCACCCTACTAACCTGATTGCCTATGAGCTTCTCAATGGCAATGATGATCGAGTAGATGCACTCAAAAAGGTATTGGACCTTAGTGATGAGCAGTGGAGCGAAGCAAGGGTTCGATTCGAGGCGCGTATTGCCGCAATGCCTGCAGAGCATCGCGAGTACGCCATTGCCATCTATGCCAATCCGGTGGTGAGTCAGCTTGAACTTCTGGAGTCTAAGGGCTAG
- a CDS encoding aspartate carbamoyltransferase, with translation MDFKGAHILSIRQFDRSDIETLFRTADLMEPYAQRKRVTRVLEGAILGNMFFEPSTRTRVSFGCAFNLLGGEVRETTGFSSSAVVKGESLEDTARVLSGYSDVICMRHPEAGSVAAFASSSRVPVINGGDGPNEHPTQALLDLYTIKKELAGRGLTIDGLRIAMVGDLKFGRTVHSLCKLLKLFNNIHVTLVSPVELAMPAELVEEMRESGIVVVITDQLESGIAHADIVYSTRIQEERFTSSEEADLYRGKMRINQAIYTQYCEPNTVIMHPLPRDSRAEANELDRDLDSNPNLAIFRQTDNGILVRMALFAHILDVVDLVDKYSADVRWFNSRQG, from the coding sequence GTGGACTTCAAAGGCGCCCATATCCTCTCTATCCGTCAATTTGATCGCAGTGACATTGAGACCCTGTTTCGCACGGCGGATCTGATGGAGCCATACGCCCAGCGCAAGCGCGTAACCCGAGTGCTGGAGGGGGCTATTCTTGGCAATATGTTCTTTGAACCCAGTACCCGGACACGGGTGAGCTTTGGCTGTGCCTTTAACCTGCTGGGTGGTGAGGTGCGGGAAACCACTGGGTTCTCCAGCTCTGCAGTGGTAAAGGGCGAGTCGCTGGAAGACACTGCGCGTGTGTTGTCCGGTTACAGCGATGTGATCTGTATGCGCCACCCGGAAGCCGGTTCAGTGGCCGCTTTTGCCTCCAGCAGTCGTGTACCGGTCATTAATGGCGGTGATGGCCCCAATGAGCACCCGACCCAGGCGCTGCTGGACCTGTACACCATCAAAAAAGAGCTGGCCGGAAGAGGGCTCACAATTGATGGGCTTCGCATTGCCATGGTCGGCGATCTCAAATTCGGCCGCACAGTTCATTCCCTGTGCAAGCTTCTCAAGCTGTTTAACAATATTCATGTAACCCTGGTGTCCCCGGTAGAGTTGGCTATGCCGGCTGAACTGGTTGAGGAAATGCGTGAATCCGGCATTGTTGTGGTGATTACTGATCAGCTGGAGAGTGGCATTGCTCATGCAGACATTGTCTACTCGACCCGCATTCAGGAGGAGCGTTTTACCAGCTCTGAAGAGGCGGACCTCTATCGCGGCAAGATGCGTATCAATCAGGCGATTTACACCCAGTACTGTGAGCCCAACACCGTAATTATGCACCCGCTGCCCCGCGACTCCCGAGCTGAAGCCAATGAGCTGGATCGCGATCTGGACAGCAACCCGAACCTGGCGATTTTCCGCCAGACTGATAATGGAATATTGGTCCGTATGGCCCTGTTCGCCCATATTCTTGATGTGGTGGACCTGGTCGACAAGTACAGTGCCGACGTGCGCTGGTTTAACTCTCGCCAAGGCTGA
- the sbcB gene encoding exodeoxyribonuclease I, with product MTTTLYWHDYETTSADPARTRPSQFAGVRTDEDLNIIGDPLMIYCQPSRELLPSPGACLVTGITPQTAAKEGLKEPEFIARIHQELSQPGTCGVGYNSMRFDDEVTRYTLYRNFFDPYEREWKNGNSRWDIIDMFRLARALRPEGINWPNYEDGSPCFKLEELTKANGLSHESAHDALSDVYATIGMAKLLKQKQPKLYDYVYRNRTKQQVASMVDVYNLSPFLHVSTRLPRENGYLGLMMPLAVNPNNKNEIICVNLNGEVEPLLTMNADQIREQLYKPNAELEEGEQRIPLKGVHLNRCPVVATPKLLDDKSAQKHQIDLPKCRENYRLLKNANLRSKLEQVYSSVAERNDSNPETMLYAGFLPDNDKSLLQEVRNSTPAQLADGSIQFSDPRYRELLFRYRARNFPETLSAEEQHQWEELRFHLLNDSDTGYLTLEKFYEEIDQCLANPSCSERDRNILEALQAWGDEIL from the coding sequence ATGACCACCACGCTTTATTGGCACGATTACGAAACTACTTCAGCCGACCCGGCGCGAACCCGACCTTCACAGTTTGCAGGTGTCAGGACCGATGAAGACCTGAATATTATTGGTGATCCTTTGATGATCTACTGTCAGCCGAGTCGTGAATTACTGCCATCGCCGGGAGCTTGCCTGGTGACCGGAATTACTCCGCAAACCGCGGCAAAAGAAGGGCTCAAGGAGCCTGAATTTATTGCCCGAATACATCAGGAATTGTCCCAGCCAGGCACCTGCGGTGTTGGCTATAACAGCATGCGATTTGACGATGAAGTCACACGATATACGCTGTACCGCAATTTTTTTGATCCCTATGAGCGCGAGTGGAAAAACGGTAACAGCCGCTGGGATATTATTGATATGTTTCGGCTGGCTCGAGCACTGCGGCCGGAAGGAATTAATTGGCCAAATTACGAGGATGGCTCGCCTTGTTTCAAACTGGAAGAGCTGACCAAAGCTAATGGCCTGTCCCATGAATCGGCTCACGATGCACTTTCTGATGTGTATGCCACTATCGGGATGGCAAAACTCCTTAAACAAAAACAACCCAAGTTATATGACTACGTTTACCGAAACCGCACCAAGCAACAGGTCGCGAGTATGGTGGATGTATACAACCTGAGTCCCTTTTTGCACGTCTCTACCCGGTTGCCACGAGAAAATGGTTACCTAGGTTTGATGATGCCGCTGGCGGTAAACCCCAACAATAAAAATGAAATTATCTGCGTCAATTTGAATGGTGAAGTTGAGCCCTTGCTCACTATGAATGCCGATCAAATTCGCGAGCAGCTATATAAACCGAACGCCGAGCTGGAAGAAGGTGAACAGCGTATTCCTCTTAAAGGCGTGCATCTTAATCGCTGTCCGGTTGTTGCTACCCCGAAGTTGCTTGATGATAAGTCGGCTCAGAAGCACCAAATTGACCTGCCAAAGTGTCGGGAAAATTATCGCCTGCTCAAGAATGCCAACTTACGCAGCAAGCTGGAACAGGTCTATTCATCTGTTGCAGAAAGAAATGATTCAAATCCTGAAACCATGTTGTATGCCGGATTTTTGCCAGACAATGATAAATCCCTATTACAGGAGGTGCGTAACAGCACGCCGGCCCAATTGGCAGATGGCTCCATTCAGTTCAGTGATCCCCGCTATCGTGAGTTACTGTTTCGTTATCGGGCACGCAATTTTCCAGAAACCTTGAGTGCTGAGGAGCAGCACCAGTGGGAGGAGTTGCGTTTCCACCTACTGAATGATTCTGACACGGGTTATCTTACGCTGGAAAAATTCTATGAAGAAATTGACCAGTGTCTTGCCAACCCGTCCTGTAGTGAAAGAGACCGGAATATTCTCGAAGCACTGCAGGCGTGGGGAGATGAAATATTGTGA
- a CDS encoding OmpA family protein has protein sequence MRKFIALTAGVAALSCSAMSMNAAATEGVYLGPSLGYYLLDDKRNSYGGDNGSFVLGMNLGYRFHNDWALEVMAGQDVMEDDMETAQLNGYWWFGDEEANRHNWRPYFVAGTSYYELEEPNLKDKFSWQVQGGFGISKLFENNWEFRMDARLAHKVREGQDGTNDIVANMMAVRYFSAAPAPVVAPVEAAPEPEPYVAPEPEPAPEPEVRTITVQLKVEFEFDKAVVRAIYGDELEAIANAMKVHEDIDLVLEGHTDSVGTDKYNQGLSDRRAKAVKDQLSKVYGIDPSRITAIGYGESRPIASNDTDEGRQRNRRVIGELSYTEVMPD, from the coding sequence ATGCGCAAATTTATTGCTTTGACCGCCGGGGTCGCTGCATTGAGCTGTTCAGCGATGTCTATGAATGCTGCTGCAACCGAAGGTGTATACCTTGGACCGTCCCTGGGTTATTACCTGCTGGACGACAAGCGGAATAGTTATGGTGGCGATAACGGCTCATTCGTTTTGGGAATGAACCTCGGTTATCGTTTCCACAATGATTGGGCGCTCGAAGTGATGGCGGGTCAAGACGTCATGGAAGATGATATGGAAACCGCTCAGTTAAATGGTTACTGGTGGTTTGGTGATGAGGAGGCCAATCGCCACAACTGGCGTCCATATTTCGTAGCAGGCACCAGCTACTACGAATTGGAGGAGCCAAACCTCAAAGATAAATTCTCCTGGCAGGTTCAGGGTGGTTTCGGTATTTCCAAGTTGTTTGAAAATAACTGGGAGTTCCGTATGGATGCCCGACTGGCCCATAAGGTTCGTGAAGGTCAGGATGGCACCAATGACATCGTTGCCAACATGATGGCAGTTCGCTATTTCAGTGCAGCACCAGCTCCAGTTGTCGCTCCGGTTGAAGCAGCTCCGGAACCAGAGCCTTACGTAGCTCCAGAGCCGGAGCCCGCTCCGGAACCAGAAGTCCGCACTATTACCGTTCAGCTGAAAGTGGAATTTGAATTCGATAAAGCGGTAGTGCGTGCTATCTATGGTGACGAGCTGGAAGCCATTGCCAATGCTATGAAAGTTCACGAAGACATCGATCTGGTGTTGGAAGGTCATACCGATTCGGTAGGTACTGATAAATACAACCAGGGCCTGTCTGATCGCCGTGCCAAAGCGGTTAAGGATCAACTGTCCAAGGTTTATGGTATTGATCCCAGCCGCATCACTGCGATTGGCTACGGTGAAAGCCGTCCGATTGCCAGCAATGACACCGACGAAGGTCGTCAGCGTAACCGTCGTGTGATTGGTGAGCTGTCCTACACAGAAGTGATGCCTGATTAA